In Mytilus edulis chromosome 8, xbMytEdul2.2, whole genome shotgun sequence, the genomic window GTAACTGCATGTAGATGTGAAGGTATGTTACATTGCTTGTATTTTGATTCAtactttttcaaatgattaatgAAACTGTTGAACAAAACCCCTTAAAGCATTTAATTTGTGTCCGATTTAGTTTGACTATCAAATTTTACAGAGGTGGCTTTCTTAGATtagatgtgtttaagcttttgattttgccattgattaatgactttccgtattgaattttcctctaagttcgATATTTGTGATATTTCCTTTTTAGAATAAAGTTAATGCTACCATTTTTGgacaaaatagataaaaaaaaattggctctAACATAGTTTTACTATAATTATAAGCAAACGTAATTGTTTGCACTTAAGTAAAAATAAATGGTTATTTGAACGAATCAGGCTCATAGTAACCTCCATgtgattcaaatttaaaaacatctGTTTGTTTAGATAATAAAGCATGCCCCTTCCATCTAAAGAAAAGAGGACGCATGGTCGATGCTTTTTAGAATCGATAAATACAAACTGTCCACATATATTATAAGTTGGCAAACATGGTGACATTGTTTGCAATTAGTGCACATTAAAACGAAACTTGACAGGATTGATGATTTCCAGAACCTCACTGTTTTTATTGTTTGTCATCCGATGAAAGTGGCGGATTTTGGAGACATCTTTCTTATCCAGTAATTGTGGAAGCAGTGGTCTTACTATTTAGTTACTTTTTTACAGGTGCAGTATGCCTGTGTTATGTCCCTTTTCCTttgcctcattttcatggtctaGCGACTGCCTAAAAACCTGTATATCTTTTAACTCGTGCATTTACCATTTTTAAGATATATCACATTTCGAATGTGGTATCCTTTCAAGGTCTAAATGACTACCAAACAAGGATCAGCTGACCCCTTTCTCCTTTCATAGATCAGTAATCAAAGTTATTGCGTATCGTGGTCAATTACTTATATCAGATACTATGCCGCGACCTCGTTTTCAATGTCGATATGTCATTATTTACTATTCTTGAATCAATATCCCAGGTGATATAGGAactaggtcaactatatttggcatatgcaatgattgtaagttgtacgtGTTCATGTAGCAGTGCTTAATTACCTTAAGCGCTGTATGCTTCATTGGTTAATGTTACGTTTTATTTGTTGGGTCTTTTTATAAGTTTGATAATCAATTGTGGAAAATATTGACATATGAAATGATtgaaaaattttcattttctttctgGAAGGGTTCtactgactttgacctcatttacatGAACCATTGAGAATGTTAGGTTTATGTCAAACCTGCATCTTAAATCAACCATAATCAGTAAAGCAGGTATGCGCACTCtagtttttttccttttcaacCAAAGTAATCCGAATTGGTGATTCAAGCTCAAAGGAGCCTTTAATGTTAAGAGTATTGAGTATCTCcgtcatgaatatcaataaattaTCAAGATAAATGGCATAATCTTTATTaagtaaaatagaaaatttaGAGCAATAACACTAGTATGGATCTGACAATTTAGATTTGGTGAATTGTagaccttttttattttttttaaaagcttctCTATTTACAATATGTTTTCGCAAAATACAGAGTAAAAATCAGCATTTATTGAAAATGACTTATTTAAGGAGTCTTTTATTAATTAAGGTCATGTCTAACTTTTTGTAGAtcatatttagtttaaaattttgatatttactgTTTCACTCCATCTATCATAGTTCCTgcaaaatttagtaaaaaatcatCTTTCTATTGCATAAACTCTCATAAGGGTTATCTGACGATTTCATCCTTGTTTAACTTGTAGatttactttgctgaatattgtTACTATATACAGTTTCTTTCCTATATGGTTTCTGAATAAGATGGCAATAATGTCTATGCGGTTTAAATTGATGATtctggtcatactgacttatttgtagatcttacatttTCTGTTATCATTTTACTGTGACTTTCATAAACGAAATGAAGCAATAGGTAAAATCGTCTTTCAAGAGCAATAAATCTGATATGGATCAGTCAGCGATTTGGTCTTTTTCAAGATCTAACTTTTCTGGTAAATTTCACAATTGAAAACTTCTATCTTTATCGGTACTTTAGAATCCACAAAATGCAAAAAAGAGataaaaatttacattcaaagaaGATGTCtgcttatataaatatatagacctgattgttttatattttaaaaaaaacgaagataagataagatgatgagacaactgtccacaagagaccaaaatgacactaaATGACAACTATattatgtcaccgtacggccttcattaAAGCcaatacagcatagtcagctgtaTATTAAAGGACCTAAAACGACACGCGAAAACAAACGAGCTTATTTATggacacaaaaaacaaaacaaacgaaaaacaaataggtaaTACAGCAACAAATAACAACTGATTACTAAAAAACACAAACGGACAAACAACGACGATGACTAAAAAGCACACGACACTTTGTACCAGGTgaattaaaattgaattgaataatatgaaaaataatttcacaTTTCAGGAATTCATAAACTTCAGATAGAGGAATGGGAAAATAAGGAAAGAAAATTTGTGAAAACTCCAGTATCAGAATATGTCTTCAATATTCTCTTAAAAGAAAACAGTGTTACAGTTACAGGTCAGCCAGGAATAGGCAAATCAGGAACAATTCATCATGTTGCTCTTTCAATGCTAAATGGTGACACAAAGTATGCTATTATACCATGTAAAAATCCTTCAGACATCGTAAACCATTACAAACTTGAGACATTTCAGATATTCGTAATTGATGATGTCTGTGGTAAATATACAATAAACCATTATGATGTTGAAGAATGGATAAAATACAAAGATGACATCGTCAGAATTTTAGAGAAGGATACAACAAAATTATTGGTATCAGTGCGTCTTCAGGTTTTTCAAGATGAACAATTTAAGAGAATCGGcatatttttaaagaatatatgtGATTTATCGTCAAAACAATTTCTTCTTTCATCAAATATTAAGTTAAAAATTGCTAAGGCCTACCTTCCAGAGAATGTTATCAAGGCAATTGGTCAAAGATTAGACAAATATGATTACTTACCTCTTCTGTGTATGCTATACTCACAAAATCCCAATATGAATGCTATCGAATATTTCGAAAATCCATTTATTATGTACACAAAAGAATTAGATCAAATGTATGCTCAAATGAATAAGACAAAGTTGTGTGCTTTATTCTTATTGGTGTTGTTTGATGATTGCCTTCTTGAGAGCAACATCCACGATGAAAAGTTTAGAAATAAACTTGAACTCATATTTGATAGCTGCAATGTTAACCGTGGAACACCAACTTATTCGGTTATTGGTGAGCTAAATACTCTTACAAGAACGTACTTGGAAAAAGATGTAATGCATACAAAACATGTAGATAAGACCAGTTCAGATTCGTATCATGCAGTTCATGACAAAATGTTTGATTTCCTATGTTCCTACTTTGGTGGAAAGTTTCAGAAATGTATGTTGAGATTTGCAGATGATAATATCATATGCAGTAGAATGCAGTTGAGAAATGTACAGGAAAAGAATAAAGCATTTGAAATACTGATTGAAAATTACAATGAACAGTTTTATTTTGACAGAATTGCTGATATGTTAGGAAAAGGAAAAATGTATGATGTTGTCTGTAACAGACAAATGCAATTTGAAATATACAGATCGAAACTTATTTCGCATCTGCAACTACTTAACAAGGACAAGATACAAACATTGCTGCATGCACAAGATAAAAATGGGAAGACTCTGACATATTTAGTATGTTTGAAAGGATACACAGACCTGGTACAATTTATTCTCGAGAGGACAGATGATATAAATGCAGATCATTTAAGTACATATCCACCGTTAGTTGGAGCTTGCGAAAGGGGAGATGATATTATAGTTCAATTATTGTTATGTAAAGGGGCAAATGTAAACAAATCTGACGTTAGTAAGCAATCTCCTTTGATTATGGCCTTAAAAGGTTGTGATTATTCAGATAGACATATTGATAGTTCTACAAGCCAGAATCATAGTCTAATCGTAGATATGCTTATAGAAAATGGAGCTCTCATGGATAATCTTAAGagattttacaaatgttttttcATTCAGAAAAATGTTTCCCGACTAATTGGTGCAAGTTCCCTAGGGAAACTGCGTATGGTTAAAAGCTTCATACAGAGAGGAGATGTTCTGGATGAAACAGATACCAGAAAGTATACACCTCTGCACTGGGCCATATATAATGGACATTTTCATACAGCAAAATATCTTATTGATGTGGGATCAAACTTGCTTATTACTGAGCAGGATGGTAGAAATGCATTTATGTTAGCATGTTATGCAGGTTGTACTGAAATAGTAAGGTACCttttgactaaaaactttaatgTAAACCAAGCTAATGCTATAGGATGGACACCTCTATTGTATGCGATAAACGGCATGGGAGAAGCGGGTAACTCAGTTACGACTGTAACTTTTCTGATAAACGAAGGATCTGATGTAGGACGTTGTAATAAAGATGGTCTTACCCCATTAATGTTATCATGTAAACATGGATTTAAAGGATTAACAGAGTTCATTTTAGAAAAGCACGTTAACAAAGATATTAATCGCGCTGACATGAGCGGAATAACTGCCTTAATGTATGCAAGTTTACATGGGCACATTGATATTTGCGATCTTCTTTTTTCCAAAGGGGCAAACATACATGTTGTTGACAAAATGGGGTGGACATGTCTGTTGTGGACATGCTTTATGGGCTATACAAGAACTGCGGAATTACTTATATCTTTTGGGTctgaaattaacaaaaaagatATGCAAGGAAATACTGCTCTTTTATTGGCATCGAAATATTGTAACACAGGAATTGCTTTTTTACTTATGTCTACTGGAGATAATGCTAAACTtgattcaaatgttgaaaacacTGCTCAACTATTAACAGCAACTGATATAAAAGAAACCAAAAGTGTTCCTCTAACTAAAATTGCAGATGTTAATGCTGCTAATGCAGATGGAAAAACTGCTCTTATATTAGCAGTAGAACATGATCATACAGGTATTGTGGATGTTCTTATCAGTAAAGGGGCGGATGTAAATGCTGCTGATAAATATGGAAACACTGTCCTCATATTAGCCGCTATGGGTGGTCATACAGACACCGTAGATGTACTTATTACAAAAGGAGCAGATGTCAATGTTGTCGATAAAGATGGAAATACAGCTTTTATATTAGCAATAAAGTGTGGCAAAGCAGACACTGTAGAGTTGCTTGTTGCAAAAGGATCAGATGTTAATGCTGTTGATAAAGATGGAAACACTGCTCTCATATTAGCCGCTGGGGACGGTCATACAGACACCATAGATTTACTTATTTCAAAAGGAGTAGATGTCAATGTTGTCGATAAAGATGGAAATACAGCTTTAATATTAGCAATAAAGTGTGGCAAAACAGACACTGTAGAGTTGCTTATTACAATAGGAGGAGATGTCAATGCTGTTGATAAAGATGGAAATACTGCTCTCATATTAGCAATAAAGTGTGAATATACAGACATTTTACATTTGCTTATTACAAACGGAGCAGAAATAAATGCTGCTAATAAAGATAAACATACTGCTCTCATGTTCGCAGCAGGATGGGGTCACGCAGACACTGTACATTTACTTATTGCTAAAGGAGCAGATGTAAATGCTGCTAATACAGATAAACATACTGCTCTCGTATTCGCAATAAAGTGTGGTCATACAGACACTGTAAGTTTACTTATTGCTAAAGGAGCAGATATAAATTGTGCTGACAAAAATGTAACAACTGCGTTTATATTAGTAGCAGAGCATGGTCGTACAGACATTGTAGATTTAATTATTGCTAAAGGAGCTGATGTAAATGCTgctgataaaaatgaaaacactgCTCTCATATTAGCAGCATGTTTTGGTCATACAGAGACTATAtatttgcttattgttaaaggaGCAGATATATATGCTTCTGATAAATATGGAAGGACTGCTCTAATATTAGCAGCAGGGCGTGGTCATACAGACACTGTAGATGTACTTATTACTAAAGGGGCAGATATAAATGCTGCTGAAAAAGATGGAAACACTGCTCTCATATTAGCAGAAAATTGTGGTCATACAGACACTGTAGTTTTACTTATTGAAAAAGGAGCTGATGTACATGTTGCTGATAAAGATGGAAGAACTGCTCTCATATTGGCAGCCGGGGGTGGTCGTACAGACATTGCAGGTTTACTTATTACTAAAGGAGCTGATGTAAATGCTGCTGATAAAGATGGAAACACTGCTCTCTCATTAGCAGCAGGGCGTGGTCATACTGACATTGTAGATTTGCTTATTGAAAAAGGAGCCGATGTAAATACTGCTTATAAAAATGGAAACACTGCTCTCTCATTAGCAGCAGGGCGTGGTCATACAGCCATTGTATATTTACTTATTGAAAAAGGAGCCGATGTAAATACTGCTTATAAAAATGGAAACACTGCTCTCATCTTAGCTGCAAAGGATGGTCATACAGACACTgtagatttatttattgaaaaaggaGCCGCTGTGAATACTGCTGATAAAAATGGAAACACTGCTCTCTCATTAGCAGCAGGGCGTGGTCATACAGACGTTgtagatttatttattgaaaaaggaGCCGCTGTAAATACTGCTTATAAAAATGGAAACACTGCTCTCATATTAGCTGCAGGGAGTGGTCATACAGACACTGTAGCCTTACTTTTATCTAAAGGAGCAGAAATAAATACTGCTGACAAAGGCGGAGACACAGCTCTCTCGTTAGCAGCAGGGCGTGGTTATACATACACTGTTGAATTACTTATTACAAAAGGAGCAGATAAAAATGCTGCTAATAATAGTGGAAATACTGCTCTCATATTGGCAGCAGGGTGTAGCCGTACCGACACTGTAGATTTACTTATTACTAAAGGAGCAGATATAAATGCTGC contains:
- the LOC139485202 gene encoding uncharacterized protein: MDSIKLLVGATLIVVILSTVYLLRWKRIWFKWSSNLVNKTAQVKELTRKLLRLFKCTTGSLTEEEDNFLRMFRLISNIAPKAVRDKFDQHFPTASLSTTLATRKTYISKNLLTPRFINRKQMDLMYPNTGYTSSVNYDVTLMICLLRNLSTISPPALGYDKLPPATEISDGADLARIKYHRNLIAHADKDELTTGEFNTMWACVYEAVLRLGGAGYRTTCEDLSQLNLNKDVLINVRQDITEFRSEMKDQIISLQADLGKVKHEQAEIKEQAGKFQDDLCYTQTAQTAFKEDVTVKTKDLQNDIKTIKIDQNTLSHQVTACRCEGIHKLQIEEWENKERKFVKTPVSEYVFNILLKENSVTVTGQPGIGKSGTIHHVALSMLNGDTKYAIIPCKNPSDIVNHYKLETFQIFVIDDVCGKYTINHYDVEEWIKYKDDIVRILEKDTTKLLVSVRLQVFQDEQFKRIGIFLKNICDLSSKQFLLSSNIKLKIAKAYLPENVIKAIGQRLDKYDYLPLLCMLYSQNPNMNAIEYFENPFIMYTKELDQMYAQMNKTKLCALFLLVLFDDCLLESNIHDEKFRNKLELIFDSCNVNRGTPTYSVIGELNTLTRTYLEKDVMHTKHVDKTSSDSYHAVHDKMFDFLCSYFGGKFQKCMLRFADDNIICSRMQLRNVQEKNKAFEILIENYNEQFYFDRIADMLGKGKMYDVVCNRQMQFEIYRSKLISHLQLLNKDKIQTLLHAQDKNGKTLTYLVCLKGYTDLVQFILERTDDINADHLSTYPPLVGACERGDDIIVQLLLCKGANVNKSDVSKQSPLIMALKGCDYSDRHIDSSTSQNHSLIVDMLIENGALMDNLKRFYKCFFIQKNVSRLIGASSLGKLRMVKSFIQRGDVLDETDTRKYTPLHWAIYNGHFHTAKYLIDVGSNLLITEQDGRNAFMLACYAGCTEIVRYLLTKNFNVNQANAIGWTPLLYAINGMGEAGNSVTTVTFLINEGSDVGRCNKDGLTPLMLSCKHGFKGLTEFILEKHVNKDINRADMSGITALMYASLHGHIDICDLLFSKGANIHVVDKMGWTCLLWTCFMGYTRTAELLISFGSEINKKDMQGNTALLLASKYCNTGIAFLLMSTGDNAKLDSNVENTAQLLTATDIKETKSVPLTKIADVNAANADGKTALILAVEHDHTGIVDVLISKGADVNAADKYGNTVLILAAMGGHTDTVDVLITKGADVNVVDKDGNTAFILAIKCGKADTVELLVAKGSDVNAVDKDGNTALILAAGDGHTDTIDLLISKGVDVNVVDKDGNTALILAIKCGKTDTVELLITIGGDVNAVDKDGNTALILAIKCEYTDILHLLITNGAEINAANKDKHTALMFAAGWGHADTVHLLIAKGADVNAANTDKHTALVFAIKCGHTDTVSLLIAKGADINCADKNVTTAFILVAEHGRTDIVDLIIAKGADVNAADKNENTALILAACFGHTETIYLLIVKGADIYASDKYGRTALILAAGRGHTDTVDVLITKGADINAAEKDGNTALILAENCGHTDTVVLLIEKGADVHVADKDGRTALILAAGGGRTDIAGLLITKGADVNAADKDGNTALSLAAGRGHTDIVDLLIEKGADVNTAYKNGNTALSLAAGRGHTAIVYLLIEKGADVNTAYKNGNTALILAAKDGHTDTVDLFIEKGAAVNTADKNGNTALSLAAGRGHTDVVDLFIEKGAAVNTAYKNGNTALILAAGSGHTDTVALLLSKGAEINTADKGGDTALSLAAGRGYTYTVELLITKGADKNAANNSGNTALILAAGCSRTDTVDLLITKGADINAANKDGNTALSLAAGRGHTDIVDLLIEKEVDVNTTYKNGNTALILAAGSGHTDTVALLLSKGAEINTADKGGDTALSLAAGCGYTYTVDLLITKGADTNAANKDGNTALISAAKDGHTETVVLLIEKGSEVNAADKDGRTALILAAEEGHTETVVLLIEKGLDVNAADKDGRTALILAAEEGHTETVVLLIEKESEVNAADKDGRTALILAAEEGHTETVVLLIEKGSEVNAADKDGRTALILAAEWSLTDTVDLLLNKGADLNAADEDDRTALMLAAMRGRTDTVNLLLTKGADVHAADKNGRTAYILSTRFGHTDTADYLITHGAYC